The Pseudomonadota bacterium DNA window TGGTCGTCGATCATGAAGGTCCCGTCTTTCCCGACAAAGAGACCGATATTGCCACCCTTGCCGGTAATCATATAGATCTGGTCGGTGATTTTTACCGGGGTGATTTTCACTTCCTCTTCTGCATAACCGACGGTTGCGACGAACAGCAGCCCGGCGAAGAGAAAACAGAACAAGGATCCGATTTTACCAGTCATTTCAAACCTCCCTCAATTGTGAGTTCATTTTGTACAGCCGATACTGAACTCTGCCTGTTCCCTAACAAAAAAGCAATCCGTTTTTTTGGTGGCGAAAAAAGGGTTCTCATCGGTTCCTCTGCTGGTGCACGATCTCCGGAAGCAGCGGGTCGATATTGACGTAGTAGCCGGTCGGCCTCGCCGGATCGAGATAGACATCAACCGTTACGCCCTTGAAGCTCCTGCCCGGATCAAAGGTGAAATGGCTGGAGAGAAATTCCTCTTCAACCGGGGAACCCGGTCTCTTCCCTTTGCAGACGAAGACGTACCTTTCTTTTTGACCTTCCTGTTTTTCGGTCCTGACAATGATCGCCTTGACGGGCGGAGTTTCGGCGGTAAACACGAGTCGTTCCCGCATCATCGAGTCAAACCGGGTGTCCATCGCCCGGTCATGCCCGCCGATCAGGAAGAAACCGCCCACGCCCATTACAAGGAAGAGCAGGCCGGCTCCGACCAGGACCACCGGTCCGAGCCAGAACTGGGAAAAGGCGGTGAGCTGGGCGTTTGCCGGATCATCCGGGTTGTAGATCACCTCGACTGTGGCGCCGGTTTCAATAATCGGCTTGTGTTTGCCGCCGGTCGAAGCGGTGAAGCGGACCGCTGTGCCCGTTTCGGTATGGAACTCGACCACCGGGGTGTAGGTGGTCACCTCACGGGAAGTGCGGACGTCACGGCCGACGGTCTCGGTGGACACCGACTCCTCCTGGGCCACCACGGTCCCTTCTGTCCGATACCCGGTCTGGAAAAGGGGCAGTCGCTTGAATCCCCAGACGGCCCCGGTGATCAGGGCGCTAAGGCCGAGGCTGCCGAAAAGCATCAGCAAGATCCATTTCATGGTTTCAGCTCATGGTTTTAAAGGAGGCTTCCTTTCTCTTCGGGAAACTGCCGGGACAACATTTCCTGATCGGAAAGTGTTTTCCCGACCCAGACGAAAACTTTTCTCGCGCCGACCGACTCACCAAGTTCACGGAGCCAGCGAGCTTCAACGCCGGTGAGATTGCCTTCGAGCTTTTCCAGGGGCTGGATGATCATGACCGGCTTGATCAGGGAGAATGGGGAGACAAGTCTTTTGAACAGGAAAGACAACGCTGCTTCAGCCACCTCGAAATCGACCATGCAGGTTCGTGGGTGTTTGAAGCCATTGGCGACTGTATTTTTCGGGTCTTCCCCGGCCGCTTTCACCGCATGGCTGTCGCCGATGGCAATAATTTTCCCCTTTTCGTTGATCGCAAGGGCGGGGTCGATCGCAAGCTCCGTCCCGTCATTGAGGCAGCGCATGCGCAGACGGGCGGCCTCAATGGTCACGAAAAGTATTGTTGGGTGAAGAAGATTGTGAAACATCTGTATTTTTCAACCTCGCATATTCAGCGCATATTCAGCCTGTTTTGTGAGCCGTCAGCTTCAAAAGCCGACCGCCTGGAAGACACTCAGGAAACCCGTAATTACGATATAGGGAAAGATCTCTTTTATTCTTGAGACGTTTTCCCGGAAGGAAAGGCGTCGGCTGAACTCTTACTCCTTGATCATTTTAAGCCACCAGGCGGCGATTAGCCCCCAGATCGCGTTGTAGAAAATCACAAACGCCGGGGTCAGGGTGCCCAGATCAAGGCCCATGGTGCCTTTTTTGGCCTGCAGGGGAAAGACCACAAAGAGCTGGATCAGGGTCGGGCCGATACTTAAAACCAGCCCCTTCAGGAACAGGCGGTTTCTCAGGAATGGGGCGATGAATATCATGCCCCAGATTCCGCCCCAGACGATCCTCGGATAGAGCCAGGCTGGTGACAGGTGCGGGGCGATTTTCACCCCCAGGGCAGCGGTGACTCCGAGGGTGCCGAACAGCCAGACCGCCAGGCTGTTGACGAGCCCTCCCAGACAGCCGGCGGTAAAGAGATTGCTGATCTTTTTCGTTGCTCGCATTGGATCTCCTCCAGATCTTTTTTTCTTGTTAATCTTTTTCCGGACCGGTCAGTATACTTCTTTATACCAGGTTCTTGGAGAATCATCAGCGGAGGAGGTCACTGTGAAGCCAATCCGGCCTATCTCTAGCCCTTCGGCGGTTTCGACCAGTGCCCGCCAGATGCCGTCCTGATAATTCTGCTTGTAGGCATAACCCCGGAAACCCTCTTCCCGTCCTCCGACGATGGTCAGCGGAATCTTGTCGGTGGTCCGCCATTTGCCTTGGCGGTCTTTCAGCTGGAAGTGGAAATAGAGTTTGTCCTTAAAGCCGCCCGGGGCGAAGATCCGGCTGAAAAGGTAGATCTTGTCGCCTGCTCTCGCCTCAAAATCCTGGTCGCCCCGGGCCCAGATTTTCCAGGAGGGAGTCTGCCGGGAAAGGACAAAGCCGGTCGGGTTTTTTTCGATATTGTGGTAGATGCCGATCTGCTTCAGGCTCAAGGGCACCGGGGGGATGATCCGGGCACCATAGAGGAGGGTAAAGATGAGGATCACCGAGGTTGCCGGCACCAGCAGGTTGTTTTTGATTCGGGAAAAATCCACCTCGAATTTCAGCAGCAGCTGCCACAGGACGAGGATGACCAGCAGCGTGCAGACCTGGCTGGCCATGAAGATCCCGCTATTGGTTTTGCCGATCAGAACCGGCAGCAGATAGATGAAAAAACTGGAAAGGCTGATGGTGAAGAGCACCACTTTCAGGGTTACCCCTCGCTGTTTGAAGAATTCGATTTCGTTCACGATCAGGAGTATGGAGAGAACTGCCACCAGCAGGAAGGTGTTGATCAGCGAGCCGCTCTTGAAATAGAAGATCACAAAGGCGTTCAGCAGGGCGCCGAGCATGAAATGAATAATATCGTGCTGATAGGTGAAGATGAGGACTACGAACCGTTTGGCATTCTCTCCTGCTTTCACTTCAAGAATCTGGGCAATCAGGGCACCCATGGTCAGGAGAAGAAACAGCCCGTGGCTCAGGATGTTCATGATATTGTCGATCCGGCCGAGGGTCATCAGATCGAAAACGAAACCACCGGCGAAAAAGAGGGCCGGAAGATAGGGCATGATCTGCTCCCGGGTGAAGGGCAGATTCAGGGTCTCAAGCTTTCCGGTCAGATTTATGGCTGCACCTCCGCGGGTTTGTCTTTTTTGGCACTGATCAGTTTGACCACCGATTCGGCGTAAAAGCAGAAGATCATGCCGAGAACGGTGGCGCCGGTGGTGATCCAGAAAAGGAGCAGGTGCAGGGTCTGCTGGCGGTGAAAGAAGAGATCCAGCACAAAAAGAATCAGCCCGAGATGGATGAGCGATGAGCCGATTCTCACCCAGTAGCCTTTTTTCTCGAAATTCAGGTAACTGCTGCCGCCGATGGCCATGAAGAGAACCACGGTCTGTAAAATAAGGGCGGCCGCCAGGACCACCAGCAGGCCGGTTTTCACTCCGGCGAACCAGCTGGTAACAAGTGCGGTCACGATCAGGAGAATCGAGAACCGGTTGAGCCAGACCGTGGGCAGCAGCCTTTTCGGGACGCAGATGCCGAGGAGCAGGATCAGGGCGATGATCAAGGGGGCGACGATCCCGTTCATCCGGTTCATCCAGGCCGCTTTTACGACCGGCGCCATTTCATGGATCCGGGCCAGCTTGAAATAGAACATTCCCCAGACGCAGATCGCCGAGATCAGCCCGAGAACCACGGTGGTGGCGAGGATCAGGTGAAAATCGGAGGAGGATTTGGCTTTGGCGGCTTTAGAGGATGAGGTCATTTTGGGAGTCCATATTTTTGTTTAATCCGTCGTCTTTCAGTTCACTGGATTCCGGGTCAAGCCCGGAATGACGAAACGGAATTGAATATTCTGCGGTTCATATCGTTCACTGAAACGTATGTTCCCCCGGGAAAAAGAATGAGGTCAGGAAGGTGAAGATCATGGCCGCGAAACATAAAATACCAAGGAACGACGAGAAATACCACATGGCCGGCTTGTTGGCGTAGAGCCGGGTGTGGAGATAGGTGCTGTAAATGGCCCACATCATGATCGAGCTGCAGATCTTCGGGTCCCACCACCAGTTCGGGCCCCAGGCCTGCAGGGCCCACGGGTAGCCGAGGAGCATGCCGAGGGTCAGCATGAAATAGCCGAGTTTGGCGTATTCGTAGCCGAGCTTTTCGATCTCCGGCTGCCGTTTCACCAGCATGAAGAGCGAGGTGATAAAAGTGATGGTGATGCACCCGTAGGAAATGAAGAGCATCGGCGGATGGAGCCACATGTAATGGGCGTTGTAGTAAAAGATCATCCGGGGGTAGAGCTTCATGAACATCCCGAATCTGGCCATCGGCGAGGTCTCTGCCGCAAACCAGGGAGTGATCTCGCTGAAAAATTTCGGCAGGGGTTCGGCGAAGGGGTCGGCGACAAAATAGAGGAGCGTCGACTGGATGGCCAGCGCGATGAGGATTGCCCCCCGGAATCTATGGATGGCGAGGCTTCGCCAGGCAAAAAGTGCCATTGCCGAGTAGCAGAGGAACCAGAAAAAGTATTTCTCGTTCTCGAT harbors:
- a CDS encoding DUF3592 domain-containing protein gives rise to the protein MKWILLMLFGSLGLSALITGAVWGFKRLPLFQTGYRTEGTVVAQEESVSTETVGRDVRTSREVTTYTPVVEFHTETGTAVRFTASTGGKHKPIIETGATVEVIYNPDDPANAQLTAFSQFWLGPVVLVGAGLLFLVMGVGGFFLIGGHDRAMDTRFDSMMRERLVFTAETPPVKAIIVRTEKQEGQKERYVFVCKGKRPGSPVEEEFLSSHFTFDPGRSFKGVTVDVYLDPARPTGYYVNIDPLLPEIVHQQRNR
- a CDS encoding DUF2914 domain-containing protein: MPYLPALFFAGGFVFDLMTLGRIDNIMNILSHGLFLLLTMGALIAQILEVKAGENAKRFVVLIFTYQHDIIHFMLGALLNAFVIFYFKSGSLINTFLLVAVLSILLIVNEIEFFKQRGVTLKVVLFTISLSSFFIYLLPVLIGKTNSGIFMASQVCTLLVILVLWQLLLKFEVDFSRIKNNLLVPATSVILIFTLLYGARIIPPVPLSLKQIGIYHNIEKNPTGFVLSRQTPSWKIWARGDQDFEARAGDKIYLFSRIFAPGGFKDKLYFHFQLKDRQGKWRTTDKIPLTIVGGREEGFRGYAYKQNYQDGIWRALVETAEGLEIGRIGFTVTSSADDSPRTWYKEVY
- a CDS encoding cytochrome c biogenesis protein; protein product: MLESLDPGFFQAAGRAVMAGILAVSVLLGFFGGINLFRAEPFREKECWRGLVVANLLFLSGFLLICWLHLKIHSALPLELPPEMADWLNRQLAAANRGAAYGLPLYEQGDPPRYAIPLWIENEKYFFWFLCYSAMALFAWRSLAIHRFRGAILIALAIQSTLLYFVADPFAEPLPKFFSEITPWFAAETSPMARFGMFMKLYPRMIFYYNAHYMWLHPPMLFISYGCITITFITSLFMLVKRQPEIEKLGYEYAKLGYFMLTLGMLLGYPWALQAWGPNWWWDPKICSSIMMWAIYSTYLHTRLYANKPAMWYFSSFLGILCFAAMIFTFLTSFFFPGEHTFQ